One Solanum stenotomum isolate F172 unplaced genomic scaffold, ASM1918654v1 scaffold32769, whole genome shotgun sequence DNA window includes the following coding sequences:
- the LOC125852180 gene encoding E3 ubiquitin-protein ligase RMA1H1-like, producing the protein MALEQLFQDQIAETTFDERDIPMDKLKTIDLDKLEENSPGGFECNICLDLVHDPVVTLCGHLYCWPCIYKWIHFKTISSENIDNQQPKCPVCKAEVSQKTLIPLYGHGQATKTSGNALNLGIVIPQRPPSPRCRSHGLXEVSRTTDSIPSQQLHHRNHSLQSPTYQPYMTEPMLSPGGMSIGEIVYARMFRNSSTTNLYTYPSSTHQLSHADRSLSRVCFFLCCCLVTCLLLF; encoded by the exons ATGGCCTTAGAGCAGCTTTTCCAAGACCAAATAGCAGAAACTACCTTTGATGAACGTGATATTCCTATGGATAAATTGAAGACAATTGATCTTGATAAACTTGAAGAAAATTCACCTGGAGGTTTCGAGTGCAACATTTGCCTGGATCTTGTACATGATCCTGTTGTTACATTATGTGGTCACCTCTATTGTTGGCCTTGCATCTACAAATGGATACATTTTAAGACCATTTCATCAGAGAACATCGATAATCAACAGCCAAAATGCCCTGTTTGCAAAGCTGAAGTCTCACAAAAAACATTGATTCCACTCTATGGTCACGGTCAGGCTACAAAAACATCAGGCAATGCCCTGAATCTTGGTATAGTCATACCACAAAGACCTCCTAGTCCGAGATGTAGGAGTCACGGGCTNNTGGAGGTTTCGA GAACTACTGATTCAATTCCATCACAACAACTTCACCATCGAAATCATTCACTACAGTCTCCAACATATCAACCTTATATGACCGAACCTATGCTAAGCCCCGGTGGCATGTCAATAGGGGAAATTGTTTATGCGCGAATGTTTAGGAACTCATCAACTACTAATTTGTATACATATCCAAGTTCAACTCATCAACTATCACACGCGGATCGATCACTTAG